TTTTCAAGCATTCTCTCAAATTGCGAAACCTTATCTCTATCTACATTTTCATTGTATTATTAAGATCCCAATGTACATGGTTTTTGCCTATAAACAACTTGCAACCAATAAAGTTACCATCTAAAGCCTGCAAACGGGCTTGCTGATGAGAAGCTTTATCCTCACATAACTTCTCATTAAGTTCATGGAACTTGACGTTTGCATTCCTGAAACTACTTTCACGCTGCAAATCATCAATACATCGAGTGAATTCTCTCTCGGCAAAAATTGCATCACCAAGGTAAACCTTgttcaaaagaataaaaatattatatttttcctcactTACTCTGAAACTCTGTTGAAGTAACTCCACAAGAAATTGACTACGTAAAGAACGTATTCATTAGATATAAACATTATAACGAAGCAAAGTTAACAAATGCATGTAGCGATTTGAAAATTTACCTGTCCTTCTCATGTTCTGACTTCAATTCATCAAACATTGACTTGATCTGAGACATCAAACTATCCGGCCAAGGACAAATAGCAAGAAAGTAATATATAAGAAATGATCATGATAAAATGACCAAGGGAAACCTCAAGAAAAAAGACTTCAATATACCGATGCATATAGAGTTTTTGTCATTGGAATAGAGCATGTATCggcttaattaattaaatgaccc
The nucleotide sequence above comes from Eucalyptus grandis isolate ANBG69807.140 chromosome 2, ASM1654582v1, whole genome shotgun sequence. Encoded proteins:
- the LOC104422609 gene encoding uncharacterized protein LOC104422609 isoform X2; the protein is MFEQNRKLYRENEETILSLMSQIKSMFDELKSEHEKDSQFLVELLQQSFRVSEEKYNIFILLNKVYLGDAIFAEREFTRCIDDLQRESSFRNANVKFHELNEKLCEDKASHQQARLQALDDIFSKFEEAKERFIMQYDQISKKEKSMISALADKVAKLDKSLKIEEEIEEEFKTLMRTLCLYM